DNA from Coffea arabica cultivar ET-39 chromosome 10c, Coffea Arabica ET-39 HiFi, whole genome shotgun sequence:
CACGATGATGGTTTGACTGTTTTAATACAACTCCCTTCTACTCTTATAGTACTACTACTATTAGCTGTAtttgtagtattttttttataaactgATGTgcatatattcatttctttaaTAAATTCCGAAACAAAATAAAGCATCCTCATTTTTTATATGTGATGCCACTGCTTACTCTTTTTTTCTACCTAGTATAAAGCTTAGCAGTTACTGACATATTACTGCTTCCTGGGTTAAAAGCGGATTGAAAAAGAGGAATCCCCTATTTTTGTTttgggagttttttttttttttttttttttgtcctttttgtttttttatagtTAGTCGAGTCAACTCAACTCAACTCAACTGAGTTATGGGCTGTTGCCAATCGTTTCTCCCGATGGGCTCTCGTCGTCGAGACAAGGATCAACACCACTACGGTGGAGCTGGCGGCGGCCAACCCCACCATCCTCGTTCTTCAAATGGAACCGAAGGAGGTGGCGCACAAGGCTTCTCGGAGTTCTCCCTAGCTGAGCTTAAAGCTGCCACCAATAACTTCAGCTCCGATTTCATTGTCTCCGAGAGCGGCGAGAAGGCTCCCAATGTGGTCTACAGAGGCCGCTTACAGAATCGCCGCTGGATCGCTGTTAAGAAATTTACTAAAATGGCCTGGCCCGACCCTAAACAGTTTGCAGTACTCTCTCTTTCCCTCCCTCCTTCCTTGTTAAGTAATTAAAGatttaatcttttcctttttgtgcAATTGTTTTGGGATTCTTAGTGGTTTTATTTGGGATTCAAAAAAGGAACCGatggagaattttttttaaaaaaggaacAAATTTTGATGTctattttggtttttttttttttttttaataggagGAGGCTAAAGGTGTTGGGAAATTGAGGCATAAGAGGCTGGCGAATTTGATAGGCTACTGCAGCGACGGAGATGAGAGGCTACTTGTAgctgaatttatgcctaatgatACCCTTGCCAAGCATCTTTTTCACTGTATGTGTTTCGATTTTTATGCATATGCTTATCTCCTGTTGCAACTTTTGGAGAAGTTAACCTTATTAGTTCAGCTGTTGTTAGTCTTACCAAATCCTGTTTCTATCATACGAATATCCCTTGGTTCATTGGGTTGTATCTATTTCAAAAACAATGTGTTTTTCATTAGTTTTGAATTAATGTTTTTGGTTTCGGTGCTTTATTATCTGGGGTTTCTGAGGATAGGTTCAAAGTGGTGCTGCCTCTTGTCGGTGCACGAGTTCTTTTTGTGTCGTGCATAAGTTCTGTTTTAAGagttttctaatcaaagggGTTTATTGAAATGAATGACAGGGGTTTATTGAATATGGTAGAAGTATGAGGTCTATTATTATCCAAAAGACAGGATTTTTAATGAGAGAAGCCACATGAAAGAGAAGAGCTCTGGATGACTTGTTTTTGTTTCTAAATTGTTTGCAATATAAGCATATTTCTGGAACATGATTTTCATTTCAAATGGATGAAGGCATATTTTGGAGATTATGTTACCACTTTAAGATCAAATGTGGATGTATCAAAGGAATTGTTGCAAATTAAGTCAGCATTAATTTATTCATGTATTCGTTGTGAGGGACAAGTGAATGTCAAAAAGTCCTTTGATATTTCCGAGCACAACTATTTGAGTACTAAATCCACCCTTTCCCCCCTTTTCATGCTCTTCTGTTCCTCCTGGCTGTGGCTTAGCActtctttgttttgatttctaaGTTCCAGCTAGTAAGATACTTTGTATTGTGTTCTTTCCTTTAGGAACTATATCAATGTAACTGCAAAACACGTGTTGATATCTGATGGTTTCTTCTAGCTTGTTGGAGCTGATAAGGAGTAATATAATGTTTCTTATTGCATCATTTCCTATGGTTACTTTTTAACTTCCTTCTCAGGGGAGAACCAGACTCTTGAGTGGGCCATGCGTTTAAGAGTAGCTTTGTATATTGCCGAGGCTCTGGATTATTGCAGTACAGAAGGTCGTCCACTGTACCATGATTTGAACGCATATAGGGTTCTCTTTGATGAGGTGTCGTTATGAATCTTTTGACTTTATTCCCTGCTCATGTAGAAATATGTTTTATTGTTACATGTGACCATCATTATTCAATTGCAAACTTTTGCCATATTGGCCCTTAGCAGTACTCCTGCAGATGCTCTAGATTTTAATTCGAGAAATGCATTAATGTGGCGGTTGTCTTTGGCAGAATGGTGATCCACGGCTTTCTTGTTTTGGATTAATGAAAAACAGCCGGGATGGTAAAAGTTATAGCACAAATCTAGCATACACGCCTCCTGAGTATTTGAGAAATGGTGAGTACTTTATCCTTTCTGTTATTTGTCTTATAATTGGAAATGAGAAATAGCTAATGCCGCACCCTTTTAGTGAAATGACATGCTAAAAAAATGCTTTGTATTCTAAGTAGACTCTTACTTTTTTAGTTTGGAAAGTAAATTGATTAAAGGAGTAGTTAATTAATTATCTCTCTGAGCTTCTTGATATGGCTTCTTGATGGCCAATGAAATTAAAACTAAGTTGGAATTTGCCCCTCATTTGCTCAAGAATCAGCACCAATTTTTTGGGTCTATGTAAATTGGGTGGGGGCTGGTTGTTAAATGCCGGAAACAGGGATTGTATAAGTGTCATATTACCATTTTCCAGCAAAGAAATTACTGTACAAGTTTTGGTGTTTATTGACAAAGATTCAGTAGCAATGACATGCTGTTTGTCTTTTAGAGAATTAGCAGTTAGTGCGCATTATGACATATTCTTTAGCTGAGCAAGTGTCTTTGTAGATCTGAATGCATGTCTGGTTTCTTTGTTGTTTTCATATTTTGAGGTCAgtattgacttgattttggagaTATTGTTGACTATTCACAAACTTATGTTTTATGTAGGAAGGGTCACTCAAGAAAGTGTTGTTTTCAGCTTTGGAACTGTCCTTCTAGATCTTCTAAGCGGGAAGCATATCCCTCCTAGTCATGTAAGTTGTTTGTAGCTTATAACAAAATACTGTCTCATCTTCCTGGTGTTCCTTCTGAGTTTCGCGGAATTTTATTCCAAAATTCCTTTCTCTACATACATTCATACTGTAGCATAAATGTATCATATATGTACGTATGTGTGCACACACACATATGTATCATATTCATACTGGAATGAAGGCATTCACTTGCTACTTGGGCAGTTGGACGTGCTGAGTAGATTTTAGATGCATCCTTAATAAGTGCATATCTGCTCAAAGAATGTGCACAGTGTgtcaagaaatgataaaattagaCTTGTGAAGTGACTGATTACGTGGCTAACTCATTTTTCATGGTTGTGTGAAACTTCTTTTAGCCTTCTGCTTCCAGTTCTGCTTTGTGCTTTCATTCTTTGAATAGGATATGTATACATCCACTTTGTTAGTATTTTTCTAGACTGCCTCATAGTGTTAGATAGCTAGCTAAGGAATGACCAGAACAGACTCATTTATATCAAAGTTCAACATCATGAAAAAAGCGTTTGTGAATTGTCTCCGTCTTCGtcccaaaagaaaataaatcatgTTTCACGTAAAGTTTTGATGGTTTTAATGCATCTGATGTTTGAGGTGAACAAGAATCACCACCTCAAAGTTAATGTTGTGCTTGGTGAAAATATCGACCTGTAATTGGCTGAGTGCCTTGAGTCTTTTGGTTATGCTTTTCCTAGAGAAATTGTTTTACGGTTTATGGATGCCATGATTGATCAGGCACTAGATATGATACGAGGCAAAAACATACTTCTCTTGATGGATTCACATTTGGAGGGAAACTTCTCAACTGAAGAGGCAACTGTGGTTTTTTATCTTGCTTCTCAATGCTTGCAATATGAACCAAGGGATCGGCCAAACACCAAAGATCTTGTCTCAACACTTGCTCCCTTGCAAAATAAATCTGATGTAAGTTGaactttttaaagtttttaaagTTTGCTTATGTACTATGTAAGTTAATGATATTTGATTCCTTGATGAGCTATTTCTGTTGTTATTTATAATCTGACTTTAAAAGGTCATATTGAATGAGTAATTGGGCCTTGTTATCTTATGTTTCCTTTTGTGTTCTTAGTTTGAACTGAAGAATTTAAGTTTCCAAATGTGTTTATGGTATATCCACTGCTTATGTAATGTGCCTCTTAAGCATTAAAGTTTGGTTATTTTGGGAGCTGGAGTATGGTTATTTGATTTACTCCAAGCTATATGTGTATAATCATGTACTTCTCATTAGGAGCTCTTTCCAAGAGTCTCCAAAATTCCAGCACTTCAATATTCTACTAAGAACACAGTATCCTAGATGTAGTTATGCTACTTTACTGGTTGTTATTCCACTTTGCacttataaattataaattttgcacAGGTGCCATCACATGTGATGCTTGGAATTCCCAAGCATGATGAAACACCAGCAACTCCACAGCACCCTCTTTCACCAATGGGCGATGCCTGTTCGCGTATGGATCTCACAGCTATCCATCAAATTTTGGTAGCAACACACTATAAAGACGATGAGGGTACCAATGAGGTAATTTATCTGCGCTATAAGATGCAATAGTATCTTGCCTAAGACATATATATTCTAAGGGAATCAGTGTCAAATCTGCAGTTATCTTTCCAAGAATGGACTCAGCAAATGAGAGATATGTTGGAGGCAAGGAAACGTGGGGACTTGGCATTCCGCGACAAAGATTTTAGGTCTGCGATAGATTGttattctcaggtaatattatACTATTTTTGCTTTTGTTCTGGTGGCAAAAGAGTTCAGTGTTTGGCTTTGGCCATTGTATGCTGGCTCTGCATCGTTGATTGCCTAGGAGTTAAAAATTGTTGACTGTTTCTGACAGAGATGCCATAATCTTTCACTTTGGGATCATATTATTTCTCTGTCTGAAAGTATGCTTACGAATTAGTAGGTTCTTGTTAAAAATTGCGAAATAATTTacattttttccccttcccctggATGGTCTTGCAATATTAGAATGGAAGAGCACCTGGGTTTTCTTTTTCCAGATGCTCTGCTTGATAATTATATAAGATTGAGGATTCATTATGGCTAACTACAATCAAACCATGATAACTCGGCCATACACCACACTGTTTTCCTGAGTATCAAGTACTTTTCTCTCATTAAAGGAAATATACGGGCCAGAGAAATTAGCAAGTAGTTCCTTGTTGGTACAGTGGTCACatctgttttttctggttttatatGCAGTTCGTAGATGTCGGCACCATGGTCTCCCCGACCGTCTATGCACGACGGAGCCTTTGCTATCTTATGTGCGATCAACCTGACGCAGCTCTTCGAGATGCAATGCAAGCGCAATGTGTCTACCCAGATTGGTCTACAGCATTCTACATGCAGGCAGTTGCCCTTGCCAAGCTCGACATGCACAAGGATGCGGCTGATATGTTGAATGAGGCTGCTATGCTGGAGGAAAAGAAGCAACGGGGTGGGAGAGGATAATTGTGCTTTCGTGTAATATTCTTTTATAGCCATGATTCATTCAATTGT
Protein-coding regions in this window:
- the LOC140016084 gene encoding serine/threonine-protein kinase BSK1-like; this translates as MGCCQSFLPMGSRRRDKDQHHYGGAGGGQPHHPRSSNGTEGGGAQGFSEFSLAELKAATNNFSSDFIVSESGEKAPNVVYRGRLQNRRWIAVKKFTKMAWPDPKQFAEEAKGVGKLRHKRLANLIGYCSDGDERLLVAEFMPNDTLAKHLFHWENQTLEWAMRLRVALYIAEALDYCSTEGRPLYHDLNAYRVLFDENGDPRLSCFGLMKNSRDGKSYSTNLAYTPPEYLRNGRVTQESVVFSFGTVLLDLLSGKHIPPSHALDMIRGKNILLLMDSHLEGNFSTEEATVVFYLASQCLQYEPRDRPNTKDLVSTLAPLQNKSDVPSHVMLGIPKHDETPATPQHPLSPMGDACSRMDLTAIHQILVATHYKDDEGTNELSFQEWTQQMRDMLEARKRGDLAFRDKDFRSAIDCYSQFVDVGTMVSPTVYARRSLCYLMCDQPDAALRDAMQAQCVYPDWSTAFYMQAVALAKLDMHKDAADMLNEAAMLEEKKQRGGRG